One region of Quercus lobata isolate SW786 chromosome 2, ValleyOak3.0 Primary Assembly, whole genome shotgun sequence genomic DNA includes:
- the LOC115978301 gene encoding senescence-associated carboxylesterase 101-like isoform X2: MDPPQTFSSGPELANFVVSSGVLNQSLATVQDLHGEKINQNEHPVRHKVSQQSNCTIIAFSTQPARAKDYIQERGDLVSSSTLESSFPLFNFLCTKNNPDFAINKVALVLFASISDRLPSLKSEQQPQNNGLNNMITKTKEQEMKLFKSKGQGFDPSKKLNEIKINMAFFEWYKKFFKQKGIGYYDNYKNGSSTSDIDVIRFKKILTSYWEEMVDEAEKKPQKEGASFRTRWLFVGTNYRRMIEPLDIAEHYNESTQDYILSRSKHYEKLEQWLKETEKPSSGPNDLKKQNVASSLIEDSLFWAHVEEARISIARISCKGESDMEKESLNCKLIEFENYVLDLMKNYTVSPEIFLTGSSFMKWWEEYRKIKGTSYSSRLTNLMNNAENYDKYATGCLVIH; the protein is encoded by the exons ATGGATCCTCCACAAACATTTAGCAGTGGGCCAGAATTGGCAAATTTCGTTGTCAGCTCTGGTGTCCTGAACCAATCCTTGGCAACGGTTCAGGATCTTCATGGagaaaaaatcaatcaaaatgaACACCCAGTAAGACACAAAGTTTCTCAGCAATCAAACTGTACCATCATAGCTTTTTCTACTCAACCTGCTCGTGCCAAAGACTATATTCAGGAAAGAGGAGATTTGGTTTCATCATCAACTCTTGAGTCGTCTTTTCCTCTCTTCAATTTTCTGTGCACCAAAAACAACCCAGATTTCGCCATTAACAAAGTTGCTCTTGTGCTTTTTGCCTCCATCAGTGATAGGCTTCCCTCCTTGAAATCTGAG CAACAACCACAGAACAATGGCCTAAACAATATGATTACAAAGACAAAAGAGCAAGAAATGAAATTGTTCAAGTCCAAGGGACAGGGTTTTGATCCCTCCAAGAAGttgaatgaaataaaaataaatatggctTTCTTTGAATGGTACAAGAAGTTTTTTAAGCAAAAGGGAATTGGATATTATGACAACTACAAGAATGGAAGCTCTACAAGTGATATTGATGTGATAAGGTTTAAGAAAATCCTCACTAGTTATTGGGAAGAAATGGTGGATGAAGCAGAGAAAAAGCCCCAGAAAGAAGGTGCCTCCTTTCGTACCCGATGGCTCTTTGTTGGAACAAATTATCGACGGATGATTGAACCACTAGACATAGCTGAACACTACAATGAGAGCACACAAGACTACATATTGTCAAGGTCTAAACATTACGAAAAATTGGAACAATGGTTGAAGGAAACGGAGAAGCCTTCTAGTGGTCCAAATGATTTGAAGAAACAGAATGTGGCGTCAAGTCTAATAGAGGATTCTCTCTTTTGGGCACATGTTGAGGAGGCTCGCATTTCAATAGCTCGCATTTCATGCAAAGGAGAAAGTGATATGGAGAAAGAATCATTAAATTGCAAACTGATTGAGTTTGAAAACTATGTGTTGgatttgatgaaaaattataCAGTATCGCCTGAGATTTTCTTAACTGGGAGCAGCTTCATGAAATGGTGGGAAGAGTATAGAAAAATTAAGGGAACTTCTTATAGTTCACGTCTCACTAACTTAATGAATAATGCTGAGAATTACGACAAATACGCTACTGGTTGTCTAGTGATTCACTGA
- the LOC115978301 gene encoding senescence-associated carboxylesterase 101-like isoform X1: MLMQIDNFKLLIITGNFLGGSVASLFTLWLLETINFSITKRPLCITFGSPLIGDNGLQNAILNYPTWSSCFLHVVSHQDPVPRVLISPHNPPATESASQTNVYKPFGTFLLCSESGCGCFEDSQTILELLMATYSEGPGNQNPNQVLELYKKIVEYLNHKQQPQNNGLNNMITKTKEQEMKLFKSKGQGFDPSKKLNEIKINMAFFEWYKKFFKQKGIGYYDNYKNGSSTSDIDVIRFKKILTSYWEEMVDEAEKKPQKEGASFRTRWLFVGTNYRRMIEPLDIAEHYNESTQDYILSRSKHYEKLEQWLKETEKPSSGPNDLKKQNVASSLIEDSLFWAHVEEARISIARISCKGESDMEKESLNCKLIEFENYVLDLMKNYTVSPEIFLTGSSFMKWWEEYRKIKGTSYSSRLTNLMNNAENYDKYATGCLVIH; encoded by the exons ATGTTAATGCAAATTGACAATTTCAAACTATTAATTATCACTGGAAACTTTTTGGGAGGATCTGTTGCCTCTCTATTTACCTTATGGCTGCTAGAAACAATCAATTTTTCAATCACCAAACGCCCACTTTGTATCACTTTTGGCTCACCCCTTATTGGTGATAATGGCTTGCAAAATGCCATATTGAACTACCCAACATGGAGCTCTTGTTTTCTGCATGTAGTTTCTCACCAAGATCCAGTCCCAAGAGTCCTAATTTCACCCCACAATCCTCCTGCCACTGAATCAGCTTCACAAACAAATGTTTACAAGCCTTTTGGGACTTTTCTCTTGTGCTCGGAATCCGGATGTGGTTGTTTTGAGGACTCTCAAACCATTTTGGAGTTGTTGATGGCTACCTACTCAGAGGGTCCTGGAAATCAAAATCCTAATCAAGTTTTGGAGCTCTACAAAAAGATTGTGGAATATCTCAATCATAAG CAACAACCACAGAACAATGGCCTAAACAATATGATTACAAAGACAAAAGAGCAAGAAATGAAATTGTTCAAGTCCAAGGGACAGGGTTTTGATCCCTCCAAGAAGttgaatgaaataaaaataaatatggctTTCTTTGAATGGTACAAGAAGTTTTTTAAGCAAAAGGGAATTGGATATTATGACAACTACAAGAATGGAAGCTCTACAAGTGATATTGATGTGATAAGGTTTAAGAAAATCCTCACTAGTTATTGGGAAGAAATGGTGGATGAAGCAGAGAAAAAGCCCCAGAAAGAAGGTGCCTCCTTTCGTACCCGATGGCTCTTTGTTGGAACAAATTATCGACGGATGATTGAACCACTAGACATAGCTGAACACTACAATGAGAGCACACAAGACTACATATTGTCAAGGTCTAAACATTACGAAAAATTGGAACAATGGTTGAAGGAAACGGAGAAGCCTTCTAGTGGTCCAAATGATTTGAAGAAACAGAATGTGGCGTCAAGTCTAATAGAGGATTCTCTCTTTTGGGCACATGTTGAGGAGGCTCGCATTTCAATAGCTCGCATTTCATGCAAAGGAGAAAGTGATATGGAGAAAGAATCATTAAATTGCAAACTGATTGAGTTTGAAAACTATGTGTTGgatttgatgaaaaattataCAGTATCGCCTGAGATTTTCTTAACTGGGAGCAGCTTCATGAAATGGTGGGAAGAGTATAGAAAAATTAAGGGAACTTCTTATAGTTCACGTCTCACTAACTTAATGAATAATGCTGAGAATTACGACAAATACGCTACTGGTTGTCTAGTGATTCACTGA
- the LOC115971498 gene encoding zinc finger BED domain-containing protein RICESLEEPER 2-like produces the protein MEPSTNAPPSQTTPAAQAGPAVQAEPVPTPINAEALPPRPSDKTKVSEIAVDCGNNRKKSTAWDHFEKIKISEGQFKAVCHYCQKTYRANSKGHGTTNLLNHTPNCVKNPNRASLKGQQTLAFEPKMNGEEGFKLVPTAFTVEASRKALAEMIIIDELPFRFVEGYGFQKYSTTLQPKLQIRDIPSHQTVARDVISIYGVEREKLREALKGRRVCLTTDTWTSIQNLNYMSLTGHFIDDDWNLHKRILNFCLVEDHRGETIGRKIEMCLREWGVDGIFTLTVDNASSNGATIKFLQTVTKDWKGTILEHEFLHMRCCAHILNLIVGDGMKEIDASIARVREAVRYVKSSPNRNQTFRSIMERLGIESKCLLSLDVPTRWNSTYLMLNTAEKFEKVFLRMDFEDDSYSSYFLNKENSGGLGSPCGVDFQNCRTFVGFLKLFYNATKKFSGSLYVTSNTFFDEMFVIQENIAHLIKSQNHLLKNMATKMEAKFEKYWGKGDKINKLLYVAVVLDPRKKMRFLKFSFFEIYGNEVANEMVDLVGSFMARLYDDYSRVDSPNVVLPSENERTHMEGDTVGCSDPYAMVNSRYERFLEVEKSIGCSNEIEKYLAENCESRRDGKFEILRWWKANSDRYPVLSKMARDVLAVPVSTVASESAFSTGGRILDPFRSSLSPLMVQNLICAQNWLQAHVPISFRKSKDEMEALEDEFHELVLNQATTAASSSSCSNKGGTRTTVNIDE, from the exons ATGGAACCCTCTACTAATGCCCCCCCTTCCCAAACAACACCCGCTGCCCAAGCTGGACCTGCTGTCCAAGCTGAACCTGTTCCCACTCCAATAAATGCTGAGGCACTTCCACCTAGACCTAGTGATAAAACCAAAGTGAGTGAGATAGCTGTTGATTGTGGTAATAATAGGAAGAAGTCTACTGCTTGggatcattttgaaaaaataaaaatcagtgaGGGTCAATTTAAGGCTGTCTGCCATTATTGCCAAAAAACTTACCGTGCTAATAGTAAGGGTCATGGTACtactaatttattgaatcaTACACCAAATTGTGTTAAGAACCCTAATAGAGCTTCACTTAAAGGGCAACAAACCTTAGCATTTGAACCCAAAATGAATGGGGAGGAAGGGTTTAAGCTTGTACCAACAGCCTTTACTGTTGAGGCTTCTAGGAAGGCACTCGCAGAAATGATTATAATAGACGAGTTGCCTTTTAGGTTTGTTGAAGGGTATGGGtttcaaaaatattcaacaaCCTTACAACCTAAGTTGCAAATTAGGGATATCCCATCTCATCAAACTGTGGCTAGAGATGTGATTAGCATTTAtggtgttgagagagagaaactaaggGAAGCCTTGAAAGGTCGTAGGGTGTGCCTTACTACGGACACATGGACTAGTATTCAAAATCTGAATTATATGTCCCTCACAGGTCATTTTATTGATGATGATTGGAACTTGCATaagagaattttgaatttttgtctaGTGGAAGACCATAGGGGGGAGACTATAGGTAGAAAGATTGAGATGTGTCTCCGTGAGTGGGGTGTTGATGGCATATTCACCTTGACAGTGGATAATGCTTCCTCTAATGGTGCTAccattaaatttttacaaacagTCACTAAAGATTGGAAGGGGACTATTTTAGAACATGAGTTCTTGCACATGAGGTGTTGTGCACATATCTTAAATTTGATTGTGGGAGATGGTATGAAAGAAATTGATGCGTCCATTGCTAGGGTGCGTGAAGCAGTGAGGTATGTGAAGTCCTCACCAAATAGAAATCAGACTTTTAGGAGTATTATGGAGAGATTAGGTATTGAATCCAAATGTTTACTAAGTCTTGATGTACCAACTAGGTGGAACTCTACCTATCTCATGTTAAATACTGctgaaaaatttgagaaagtgtTCCTAAGAATGGACTTTGAGGATGATAGCTATTCTTCATACTTTTTGAACAAGGAAAATAGTGGTGGTTTGGGATCTCCTTGTGGggttgattttcaaaattgtaggACATTTGTGGGtttcttgaaacttttttacaatGCAACTAAAAAGTTCTCCGGTTCTTTGTATGTGACTTCAAATACCTTCTTTGATGAGATGTTTGTGATTCAAGAAAATATTGCTCATttaattaaatctcaaaatcatctcttaaaAAACATGGCAACTAAAATGGAAGCTAAGTTTGAAAAGTACTGGGGGAAAGGGGATAAAATTAATAAGCTTTTGTATGTGGCTGTGGTGCTTGATCCAAGGAAGAAAAtgaggtttttgaagttttctttttttgaaatatatgggAATGAAGTGGCTAATGAGATGGTTGACTTGGTGGGGAGTTTTATGGCTAGGTTGTATGATGATTACTCTAGGGTTGATTCACCAAATGTGGTGCTACCAAGTGAGAATGAGAGGACACACATGGAAGGTGATACAGTTGGTTGTAGTGATCCGTATGCAATGGTTAATTCACGATATGAGCGGTTTTTAGAGGTTGAGAAGTCTATAGGGTGTAGCAAtgagattgaaaaatatttggctGAAAATTGTGAAAGTAGAAGGGATGggaaatttgagattttgaggTGGTGGAAAGCCAATTCAGATAGGTACCCAGTGCTGTCCAAAATGGCTAGGGATGTGCTGGCTGTACCTGTTTCTACGGTTGCTTCAGAATCGGCTTTTAGTACCGGAGGGCGCATACTTGATCCATTTCGAAGTTCACTCTCCCCTCTCATGGTTCAAAATCTTATTTGTGCTCAAAACTGGCTGCAAGCCCATGTCCCAATTTCTTTTCGCAAGTCAAAGGACGAGATGGAGGCCTTGGAGGATGAATTTCATGAATTGG ttttaaaTCAAGCAACAACAGCAGCAAGTTCTAGTTCCTGTTCAAACAAAGGTGGTACTCGTACCACAGTCAATATTGATGAATGA
- the LOC115976723 gene encoding senescence-associated carboxylesterase 101-like: MSRIHLFSGGLELANLVVSSGVLYHSWAAVRDLYSEINQNEQQSLSVRYKVSQQPNSTTIAFFTWPACSKDYIIQGGGGEDLVSSSTLKESFPLFEFLCTKTNPQFSINKAALELFASIRDSLPSLKSQIDSKPVIITGNSLGGSVASLFTLWLLEKINLSSTKTRPLCITFGSPLVGDDGLQEATSKYPTWNSCFLHVVSDQDPIPRVLISPHNPIDSIYKPFGTFLLHSELGCACFEDSQSILDLLTATYLEGPENQNPNQVLEFYEALVQHLNHKVICKDTTQLVKRNTKSFEAGIITQLEAIGLVRPQQQQRNNGIDNLITRTERQEKKLVILKRQVFDPSKKLNDIKINMAYLEWYKKHFKDKGIGYYDSYKNSGNLSDLNVVRYKKILTCYWEEMVDEAEKKPQKEGASFRTRWLFAGTNYRRMCEPLDIAEYYNKGLKDYINQGRPKHYKQLEQWLKEIEKPASNPSQLKKQNVASSLTEDSCFWAHVEEARISCELLSSRESSIGEKESSKHNLVEFENYVLSLMKNYAVSPEIFLPRSSFMLWWKEYEEIIRKGIMGAAYYSPLTDLMKSRSYQNYATGGLEIP; the protein is encoded by the exons ATGAGCCGAATTCACTT ATTTAGCGGTGGGTTAGAGTTGGCCAATTTGGTGGTCAGCTCTGGTGTTCTGTACCATTCTTGGGCTGCAGTTCGGGACCTGTACAGTGAAATCAATCAAAATGAACAGCAATCTTTGTCAGTAAGGTACAAagtttctcagcaaccaaacagtaCCACCATAGCTTTCTTTACTTGGCCTGCTTGTTCCAAAGACTATATTATTCAGGGTGGAGGAGGAGAGGATTTGGTTTCATCATCAACTCTAAAGGagtcttttcctctctttgaaTTCCTGTGCACCAAAACCAACCCACAATTCTCCATTAACAAAGCTGCACTTGAGCTTTTTGCCTCAATCCGTGATAGTCTCCCCTCCTTGAAATCTCAG ATTGATTCCAAACCAGTAATTATTACTGGAAACTCTCTGGGAGGATCAGTTGCCTCTCTATTCACCTTATGGCTACtagaaaaaatcaatttatcAAGCACCAAAACACGCCCACTTTGCATCACTTTTGGTTCACCCCTTGTAGGTGATGATGGGCTGCAAGAAGCCACATCAAAATATCCAACATGGAACTCTTGCTTTTTGCATGTAGTTTCTGATCAGGATCCAATTCCCAGAGTCTTAATTTCACCCCACAATCCCATTGACTCAATTTACAAGCCTTTTGGTACATTTCTCTTGCATTCGGAATTGGGCTGTGCTTGTTTTGAGGATTCTCAATCCATTTTGGACTTGTTGACAGCAACCTACTTAGAGGGTCCAGAAAATCAAAATCCTAATCAAGTTTTGGAGTTCTATGAAGCACTTGTCCAACATCTCAACCATAAGGTAATTTGTAAGGATACTACACAATTGGTTAAAAGGAATACAAAATCATTTGAGGCAGGCATCATTACACAACTAGAAGCAATTGGACTGGTGCGGCCCCAG CAACAACAGAGGAACAATGGCATCGACAATCTGATTACAAGGACAGAAAGACAGGAAAAGAAGTTGGTAATCCTGAAGAGGCAAGTTTTTGATCCTTCCAAGAAGTTGaatgacataaaaataaatatggcCTACTTGGAATGGTACAAGAAACATTTTAAGGATAAGGGAATTGGATACTATGATAGCTACAAGAATTCAGGCAATTTAAGTGATCTTAATGTGGTAAGGTATAAGAAAATCCTCACTTGTTACTGGGAAGAAATGGTTGATGAAGCAGAGAAAAAGCCCCAGAAGGAAGGTGCCTCCTTTCGTACCAGATGGCTCTTTGCGGGAACAAATTACCGAAGGATGTGTGAACCATTGGACATAGCTGAATACTACAATAAGGGTCTAAAAGACTACATAAACCAAGGAAGGCCTAAACATTACAAACAATTGGAGCAATGGCTTAAAGAAATAGAGAAACCTGCAAGCAATCCAAGTCAGTTGAAGAAGCAAAATGTGGCTTCTAGTCTAACGGAGGATTCTTGCTTTTGGGCACATGTTGAGGAGGCTCGAATTTCATGCGAATTGTTGAGTAGTAGAGAATCAAGTATTGGGGAGAAAGAATCATCAAAGCACAACCTGGTTGAGTTTGAAAACTATGTTTTGAGTTTGATGAAAAACTATGCAGTATCGCCTGAGATTTTCTTGCCGCGGAGTAGCTTCATGCTGTGGTGGAAAGAGTATGAGGAAATCATTAGAAAAGGAATTATGGGAGCTGCTTATTATTCACCTCTCACTGACTTAATGAAGAGTCGCAGTTACCAAAACTATGCTACTGGCGGCCTAGAGATTCCCTGA